One region of Litorilinea aerophila genomic DNA includes:
- a CDS encoding HAD family hydrolase — MSGTLAMIGFDADDTLWHNETLYARSQEEFARLLAPYHEPSWIAQRLHATEMRNLKQFGYGIKGFTLSMIETAIELTEGRIQGHEIQAIIDLAREMLQAPVDLLPGVQPVLERLSRRYPLLLITKGDLFDQTTKIARSGLADYFQQVEVVPEKDEATYRQILQRQGVAPEHFLMVGNSLRSDILPVVAIGGQAVHIPYAITWQHEAVQPPPHLAGSYHQLEHMAALPDLLEAMEQGNPGQGPAGLP; from the coding sequence GCCGACGACACCCTCTGGCACAATGAAACCCTGTACGCCCGGAGCCAGGAAGAGTTTGCCCGGCTCCTGGCCCCCTACCACGAGCCTTCCTGGATTGCCCAACGGCTTCATGCCACCGAGATGCGCAACCTGAAGCAGTTCGGCTACGGCATCAAAGGCTTCACCCTCTCCATGATCGAAACGGCCATCGAACTGACCGAGGGACGCATCCAGGGCCACGAAATCCAGGCCATCATCGACCTGGCCCGGGAGATGCTCCAGGCGCCCGTCGACCTCCTGCCCGGTGTGCAGCCGGTGCTGGAGCGCCTCTCCCGGCGCTACCCCCTGCTCCTGATCACCAAGGGCGATCTCTTCGATCAGACGACGAAAATTGCCCGTTCGGGGCTGGCCGACTATTTTCAACAGGTGGAGGTGGTGCCCGAGAAAGATGAGGCGACCTATCGACAGATCCTGCAGCGCCAGGGCGTTGCACCAGAGCACTTCCTGATGGTGGGCAACTCCCTGCGCTCTGACATCCTGCCGGTGGTGGCCATCGGGGGACAGGCCGTCCACATTCCCTACGCCATCACCTGGCAGCACGAGGCCGTTCAGCCGCCGCCACACCTGGCTGGCTCCTACCACCAGCTGGAGCACATGGCGGCGCTTCCCGACTTGCTGGAGGCCATGGAGCAGGGTAACCCTGGCCAGGGCCCGGCTGGTTTGCCATGA
- a CDS encoding methyltransferase family protein, with amino-acid sequence MKRRLLSYLLVLIQFLTLGYLAWTGPLLARSPLLLLLEALAVALGLWAIWSMKPGHFNITPDVRPGAQLVRQGPYRFIRHPMYSALLLGSLALVAAHATPGRVAAWLLLVIDLLLKLHHEERLLAEAFPDYPAYRRTTWRLVPFVY; translated from the coding sequence ATGAAACGCCGACTTCTTTCCTACCTGTTGGTGTTGATCCAATTTCTGACCCTGGGCTACCTGGCCTGGACCGGCCCCCTCCTGGCCCGTTCTCCCTTGCTCCTGCTGCTGGAAGCCCTGGCCGTCGCGCTGGGGCTGTGGGCCATCTGGAGTATGAAACCCGGCCACTTCAACATCACGCCAGACGTCCGGCCCGGGGCACAGCTGGTCCGTCAGGGGCCGTACCGCTTCATCCGCCACCCCATGTACAGTGCCCTGCTCCTGGGGAGCCTGGCGTTGGTGGCTGCCCATGCCACACCCGGCCGGGTGGCTGCCTGGCTGCTCCTGGTCATCGACCTGCTGCTCAAATTGCATCACGAGGAGCGACTGCTGGCCGAGGCCTTCCCCGACTACCCGGCCTACAGGCGTACCACCTGGCGGCTGGTCCCTTTTGTGTACTGA
- a CDS encoding zinc-binding dehydrogenase — MKIKAAVVREIDQLTIEEVELAEPKAGEVLVRMRAAGVCHSDLHTYKGELRSTPPIVLGHEGAGIVEAVGPGVTKVQPGDAVGINWLPACNSCPTCLAGRPNLCERFPSTTFRSLMPDGTTRHRTLDGMALKPYLSSATMAEYAVIHQDGIVPLPPGIPFEVAAITGCAVMTGVGAVLNTAQVQPGSSAAVIGCGGVGLSAIQGCRLAGCYPIIAVDVMESKLAFARELGATHTVHARETDVVEALRELTRLGPDYVFDSVGAAPTIAQALQSVRPGGTAVIMGLHATKIEVPISPAVLVLANKRLLGSFAGSARPLVDLPKLLQLYQGGRLELDRLITKRYPLEELPQAFADMEGGAIARGVLVFP; from the coding sequence GTGAAGATCAAAGCGGCCGTTGTGCGGGAAATCGATCAATTGACCATCGAGGAGGTAGAGCTGGCGGAGCCCAAGGCGGGCGAGGTGCTGGTGCGCATGCGGGCGGCCGGCGTCTGCCACTCGGACCTCCACACGTACAAGGGAGAACTGCGCTCCACGCCGCCCATCGTGTTAGGCCATGAGGGCGCCGGCATCGTGGAAGCCGTAGGGCCCGGCGTCACCAAAGTCCAGCCCGGCGACGCGGTGGGCATCAACTGGCTGCCGGCCTGCAACAGCTGCCCCACCTGCCTGGCCGGCCGCCCCAACCTGTGCGAACGTTTTCCATCCACCACCTTCCGCTCCCTGATGCCCGACGGCACCACCCGCCACCGCACCCTGGACGGCATGGCCCTGAAACCCTACCTCAGCTCTGCCACCATGGCCGAATACGCGGTCATCCACCAGGACGGCATCGTGCCCCTGCCCCCGGGCATCCCCTTCGAGGTGGCAGCCATCACCGGCTGCGCGGTGATGACCGGCGTGGGCGCGGTGCTCAACACGGCCCAGGTGCAGCCTGGCAGCTCGGCCGCGGTGATCGGCTGCGGCGGCGTGGGGCTGAGCGCCATCCAGGGGTGCCGCCTGGCCGGCTGCTACCCCATCATCGCCGTGGATGTGATGGAAAGCAAGCTGGCCTTCGCCCGGGAGCTGGGCGCGACCCACACCGTCCACGCCCGGGAGACGGACGTGGTGGAGGCCCTGCGGGAGCTCACCCGCCTGGGCCCGGACTACGTCTTCGACAGCGTGGGCGCAGCCCCCACCATCGCCCAGGCCCTGCAGAGTGTCCGCCCCGGCGGCACGGCCGTCATCATGGGGCTACATGCCACCAAGATCGAGGTCCCCATCTCCCCCGCGGTGCTGGTCCTGGCCAACAAGCGGCTGCTGGGCTCCTTCGCCGGCTCGGCCCGCCCCCTGGTAGACCTGCCCAAATTGCTCCAGCTTTACCAGGGCGGCCGCCTGGAGCTGGATCGCCTGATCACCAAGCGCTACCCCCTGGAGGAGTTGCCTCAGGCCTTTGCCGACATGGAGGGCGGCGCCATCGCACGGGGCGTCCTGGTGTTCCCGTAA